In Primulina huaijiensis isolate GDHJ02 chromosome 4, ASM1229523v2, whole genome shotgun sequence, a genomic segment contains:
- the LOC140975149 gene encoding pentatricopeptide repeat-containing protein At1g71490-like, whose protein sequence is MCCPFHRLPRGIPLCEVKKCIPEKWRCNIEKHLEVHEESKTRSVYACKIVVGLHEKTDKHMVECLLLTLKNLAGQGLTSKAFRTFSLIQNHAIESGSCVFVVDSISTLLFSCAQLKLLSEGKQLHTRVIAWGLHDNHLLVPKLVSFYTAFDFLDDAHFITASSNILNPLPWNVLISSYVRKGLFGEAILAYKQMAHKRIRADNFTYPSVLKACGEQSNLAFGKEVHNSMEGSFPERNLFVQNSLVAMYGKCGDVDTARNIFEKMLVKDEVSWNSIISAYASKGRWDEAFELFESMRRAGVGLNIITWNTIAGGCLKSGNFNGALGLLRQMRMYGNRLDPVAVIIGLGACSHVSSSKLGKEIHGLAVRSLFVDYVNVKNALITLYSRCRDLKRSYIVFRSVVDASIITWNSMISGYAHWDMSEEASFLFREMLVAGIGPNYVTVASLLPLCARAANLQHGKEFHCFIMRREHFQGYLLIWNSLIDMYARSGKVSVARTLFNLLEKRDAVTYTSLIAGYGIQGKGTMAVKLFEEMIKNQLEPDHVAMVAVLSACSHSGLVAEGQLLFRTMQTIYGITPNLEHYACMVDLFGRAGLLTKAKDIIFRMPCKPTAEMWATLVGACRIHRNTDIGEWAAEKLLEMKPQNPGYYVLISNMYAAAGCWAKLAQVRTFMRDSGVRKDPGCAWVDVGDGFSPFLVEDTSSSESAGLYLLLEGMTKQMKDLGYIAEEDPLQEEEFFLESLV, encoded by the coding sequence ATGTGTTGTCCATTTCATAGGTTGCCAAGAGGCATCCCCTTGTGTGAAGTTAAAAAATGCATTCCTGAGAAATGGAGGTGTAATATCGAAAAACACTTGGAAGTTCACGAGGAAAGCAAGACTCGTTCAGTTTATGCCTGTAAAATTGTTGTAGGACTTCATGAAAAAACTGATAAACATATGGTGGAGTGTCTTCTTTTGACCTTGAAAAATTTGGCTGGTCAAGGTCTTACGTCTAAAGCTTTCAGGACTTTTTCCCTTATTCAAAATCATGCTATTGAATCTGGTTCTTGTGTTTTTGTTGTTGACTCAATATCAACTCTGTTGTTTTCTTGTGCCCAACTCAAACTGCTTTCAGAAGGCAAACAACTTCATACCCGAGTTATAGCTTGGGGTCTTCATGATAACCATTTATTGGTTCCAAAACTAGTTTCTTTCTATACAGCTTTTGATTTTCTTGACGATGCTCATTTTATAACTGCatcttcaaatattttgaaccCTCTGCCCTGGAATGTTCTCATTTCATCATATGTTAGGAAGGGGCTTTTTGGGGAGGCTATCCTTGCCTATAAGCAAATGGCTCATAAGAGAATCAGGGCCGATAATTTTACCTACCCATCCGTTCTCAAGGCATGCGGTGAGCAATCAAATCTTGCTTTTGGAAAAGAGGTCCATAACTCTATGGAGGGTAGCTTTCCAGAACGTAACTTGTTTGTGCAGAATTCGTTGGTTGCTATGTACGGGAAGTGTGGGGATGTCGACACGGCCCgaaatatttttgagaaaatgtTGGTTAAAGACGAGGTTTCATGGAACTCGATAATATCGGCATATGCCTCAAAGGGCAGGTGGGACGAGGCTTTTGAGCTTTTTGAAAGCATGCGGAGAGCTGGTGTAGGATTAAACATAATAACTTGGAATACCATTGCTGGGGGTTGCTTGAAGTCAGGTAACTTTAATGGGGCTCTTGGATTGCTTAGACAGATGAGAATGTATGGCAACCGTCTGGATCCTGTGGCCGTAATTATTGGCTTAGGTGCATGCTCCCATGTTAGTTCATCGAAACTGGGAAAAGAAATTCATGGGTTGGCAGTTCGTAGTCTTTTTGTTGATTATGTTAATGTGAAAAATGCATTAATCACCTTATATTCTCGTTGCAGAGACCTTAAGCGTTCATATATTGTGTTTAGATCAGTGGTGGATGCAAGTATAATCACCTGGAACTCTATGATATCTGGTTATGCGCATTGGGATATGTCTGAAGAAGCCTCTTTTCTATTCAGGGAAATGTTGGTAgctggtattggaccaaattaTGTGACAGTTGCAAGCTTGCTTCCTCTTTGTGCTCGTGCGGCAAACCTTCAGCATGGGAAAGAGTTTCACTGCTTTATAATGAGAAGGGAACATTTTCAAGGTTACCTGCTAATATGGAATTCTCTTATTGATATGTATGCTAGATCAGGTAAAGTTTCAGTGGCCAGAACGCTTTTTAATTTACTGGAGAAAAGAGATGCAGTGACTTATACTTCATTAATAGCTGGATATGGCATACAAGGAAAAGGGACAATGGCAGtcaaattatttgaagaaatgaTCAAGAACCAGCTAGAACCAGATCATGTAGCCATGGTTGCTGTTTTGTCAGCATGTAGTCATTCAGGTCTGGTAGCTGAAGGTCAATTGCTCTTTAGAACAATGCAGACTATCTATGGCATAACTCCGAATTTGGAACATTATGCTTGCATGGTTGATCTCTTTGGGAGGGCTGGTTTATTGACGAAAGCGAAGGACATCATCTTTCGAATGCCATGCAAGCCTACCGCAGAAATGTGGGCTACACTTGTTGGAGCTTGTAGGATCCACAGGAATACAGATATTGGCGAATGGGCTGCAGAAAAACTTCTGGAAATGAAACCTCAGAATCCAGGTTACTATGTGTTGATTAGTAACATGTATGCTGCTGCTGGATGCTGGGCCAAACTGGCGCAAGTAAGGACGTTTATGAGAGACTCGGGTGTGCGAAAGGATCCTGGATGTGCTTGGGTTGATGTCGGTGATGGATTCTCTCCCTTCTTGGTTGAAGACACGTCCAGCAGCGAATCGGCTGGATTATATCTTCTGCTGGAGGGGATGACTAAACAAATGAAGGACCTCGGTTATATAGCCGAAGAAGATCCTTTGCAAGAGGAGGAATTTTTTCTTGAATCGCTGGTGTGA
- the LOC140975158 gene encoding trihelix transcription factor DF1-like, whose product MLGGASAAEERGGEVGAASSSIYPSSGVGEVDESIRMEETERRGGGGGGIRWPRQETLALLKIRSDMDAVFRDSSLKGPLWDEVSRKMGELGFQRSAKKCKEKFENVYKYHKRTKDGRASKPEGKSYRFFDQLAALETTPPPPLPFNPPPAAMAAASTQPIPPNTTTPPHISTVSSIPSSKMPQNTTHSSIYQLQVPQIRRFDRPTGSQASDSTSSSTSSDESIQKRRGRKRKWKDFFGGLMADVIQKQQELQKQFLDTLEKREIDRAAREEARRNQEMARINREHDLLVQERSIAAAKDAAVIAFLQKITEQNMQIPLSNSIEVQQLLQSTLPPPPAVPVRPPVPPAQPAPTVTVAKIVDTPPKTDNSGDDKDTNLPSSSSRWPKAETEALIQLRTNLDLKYQDSGAKGPLWEEVSAAMAKIGYNRSSKRCKEKWENINKYFKKVKESNKKRPEDSKTCPYFQQLDAIYKERAKTESASERTVVPIMAMPEQQWPLPEKLHDQDNSENIDEYDDDEDDDDDGGGSYEMLTNKKP is encoded by the exons ATGCTTGGCGGCGCGTCAGCTGCGGAGGAGAGAGGCGGTGAGGTTGGTGCGGCCTCTAGCTCGATTTATCCAAGCAGCGGTGTAGGGGAGGTGGATGAGAGTATTAGAATGGAGGAAACGGAGCGCCGCGGCGGCGGGGGAGGGGGAATCCGGTGGCCGAGGCAAGAAACGCTGGCTCTGCTGAAAATTCGTTCGGATATGGATGCTGTGTTCAGAGATTCGAGTCTTAAAGGGCCATTATGGGATGAAGTTTCGAG AAAAATGGGGGAGCTTGGTTTCCAACGAAGTGCCAAGAAATGCAAGGAGAAGTTCGAGAACGTATACAAATACCACAAGAGAACCAAAGATGGCCGAGCATCGAAGCCGGAAGGCAAAAGTTACCGGTTTTTTGATCAATTAGCGGCTTTGGAGACcacgccgccgccgccgctccCCTTCAATCCTCCTCCGGCAGCCATGGCAGCGGCGTCAACGCAACCGATCCCTCCCAACACGACAACCCCACCTCATATCAGCACTGTTTCATCGATCCCCTCGAGTAAAATGCCTCAGAACACCACACATTCTTCGATATACCAATTACAAGTGCCTCAAATCCGACGTTTCGATCGACCCACCGGCAGCCAGGCGTCGGATTCGACTTCGTCTTCGACTTCATCCGACGAGAGCATACAGAAACGGCGGGGGAGGAAGAGGAAATGGAAGGATTTCTTCGGGGGGTTGATGGCAGATGTGATTCAGAAGCAGCAGGAGCTGCAGAAGCAATTCTTGGATACGCTTGAGAAACGTGAGATCGACCGAGCGGCGAGGGAGGAAGCTCGGAGGAATCAAGAGATGGCGAGGATTAACCGGGAACACGACCTTTTAGTCCAAGAAAGATCCATCGCCGCCGCCAAAGACGCAGCGGTGATCGCATTCTTGCAGAAGATAACCGAACAAAACATGCAAATCCCGTTAAGCAATAGTATCGAAGTACAGCAATTACTCCAAAGCACACTGCCGCCGCCGCCGGCAGTACCTGTTCGACCACCGGTGCCACCAGCACAACCAGCCCCGACAGTGACAGTCGCAAAAATTGTGGATACTCCTCCGAAAACCGACAACAGCGGCGATGATAAAGATACTAATCTTCCCTCGAGCTCATCGCGGTGGCCTAAAGCCGAAACCGAAGCACTTATCCAACTCCGAACAAATCTTGATCTAAAATACCAAGACAGCGGAGCTAAAGGGCCTCTCTGGGAGGAAGTCTCCGCCGCCATGGCGAAAATAGGCTACAACAGGAGCTCGAAACGATGCAAGGAGAAATGGGAGAATATAAACAAGTATTTCAAGAAAGTGAAAGAGAGCAACAAGAAGAGACCCGAAGACTCGAAGACATGCCCGTATTTCCAACAGCTCGACGCCATATACAAAGAAAGAGCTAAAACCGAATCCGCCTCCGAGAGAACTGTGGTCCCGATAATGGCCATGCCGGAGCAGCAATGGCCGCTGCCGGAAAAGTTACACGATCAAGATAACAGCGAAAATATAGACGAATACGACGATGACGAAGACGACGACGACGACGGAGGGGGATCATATGAGATGTTAACGAACAAGAAGCCATAA